CGCTGTCACAATTTAAGTTGACCGTCAATTCCACGTTGTCATTTGTTCCCCTTAGTTAACCCATAAAacctcaagacaaaaaatacgATTTTAGTCGAAAATGTGATTCcgtattttttaatatacatcatttatatttttagctGTTTAGAGTTATTTTCCCTATGTGGCAAAGCGAACAAGGAATCAGACCCGGAAGCCTCAATTTCATTCCTAGACTTCTGAACTGATAGAAGTcaagtaaaatacaatattaaatcATAGTGCCGTactcaaatgttaaaatatttccTAACTCAGAAAACTGTATGTCCACTCTAAATTGTGACGTAAGGATAATGGCAGTTATGGATAAATTCCACGGAAATGTTATCGAATGGTCCTGCGTGTAGCATGCAAGTTTGGAATAAAAGGGCGCAATAATCTTGTTTATTGCTGTTTCGCTAAACAGAAAAGACTGGCAGAGCAATTCTGTAACACAAATAATGCAATCACATTGGCACAACATTCTGTTAAAAGGAAGAAATTAATAAACATCAACTGACAGCCATAAAAAAGCAAATACTCAACCATCCAATTGTGTTTAGTCAATAGTATGGACAGATTTTGTGAAGCCGAGTGGATACTTCACACTCATTCATttgtgcatttcattttttaaatattcgaTTGTATGACAACAATAGTACAACATCCCCCAAAAGAGGAATAGCTCAAGCCCACTTCCAGCagaatgtaaaaatacatttttttcaaactcgAATCAACAATGTTGAAATTGCTTGGCGCAGGTCCTCTATCTGTAGGAGGCCAAACACCAACTTTCAATCAAAACATTCAAGTTAAATCATCCACGTGACCTCACGTTTTTATTGTCCACTAGTTGAGTTCAGTTGATGACAACGATGGTAGGCACCCTGTTTGCACATCCGTGTGCTACTTGTTTTTGCAGATGGACTCCAACCTATTAAGGAGTTTAATGTCATCCTCCAGCTGCTTCATTTCCACCTCCAGACGCACCTTACGATTCTTCATGGACGGGGTGTCTATCATAAATGGGAGGCGCAGGTACTCTGCATTCAGCTCATTGTATTTCTGCTTTAGGTCCTGGAATGAGAACCAGCTTAAAAATTCAAAGCATTGACATGGGATTTCATGCGTCAgcgatatataaaaaaaaaaaaaatcattagtgTTGAGCAGACAATATTTTTAGTGGATGGAGAATGAAATGTCTGCAGAGCAGCAGTCCAAAGTCTCGCCCAAAAACCACAGCGGAACTTCGAGTCATCTAAACATCCATGCATTTCCTAtacagcttgtcctcattaagggttcatcatgggttcaaatcccggccccgcctgtgtggagttcgcatgccgtgcccgtgccagcgtggcttttctacgggcactccggtttcctcccacattccaaaaacatccatggtaggttaagtgaagactctaaattgcctgtaggtgtgaatgtgagtgcggatggttgtttgtttttctatgtgtcctgcgattggctggcgaccagttcagggtgtacctcgcttcTCGCCCggattcagctgggataggctccaggacgcccgcgacccgcgtgaggagaagcggtacgatCCAATCCCAAAAATGCTTGTAGGCAGTTAATCAtcttcactatttttttttccggtttaaaaaaaacaaatgttgaatGCAATTTTAATGTGTGTCAGCTATACGTAGCTTTTTTGCTATTCGCGCGGTGCGGCCCTGGTTATTAAAGTTATGCGTCGTGGTCGATGATGGCACAGTGCATCACTCGGTGACGGCGTGaacgtgagtgccaatggttttCTGTtgctctatgtgccctgcgatcgacTGCCGACCAATCATGCGCGCAGTGTGCCTTTTGCTCAACGTGAACTGGGATAGGCTTGAGCTCCCCGCAACAATGAACAGGATAAGCCGTCTCGAAAGGGGGAAGGGGAAGCTGACCCACATTTCAATCAGTTAAGACTCcagcatactgtacatgttaccAATAGACATGACAAGTTTTCATCCCTTTTTATGGTGGTTAGCTTCTTTTTATACTCATGTAACAAGTATGACTGTTAAAAGTAAGACTCTTTGATTGTTTTAACATGAATTATTTGTACACTGTATGAGTTAAGAATGTGTGGAATGCTCCTTCAAAATTCCCTCTACCTTCTTATGATGCTGCCAGGTTGAGTCTGAAACtgattattatttctatttcttatTTGTAGAATCcgaaaaaaaagtcagagagCCCAGAACCGATTGTTTGACCTCAAGAGGCCCCACTGAATGAAGTCAACTAATGTAATGTGCAGCATTTCTGCAATGCAGCCTTGTGATAAAGTACCTCAATGATGGCCTGACATTCCTTGTCGGAAAGGTACTTCATGGTTTCGTGCTGCTCCTGCTTTTTCAGATTCATGTTGTATTCTTCCAGTGCCTTTTGATGCTTTGCTTTGCGCCGCATCAGATAGTTTGGTACTTCTCCATAATCCTGCAACAGCAGAGGAAACATTAACGCCAAAGGTTGATGACTTTAAGGTTGTATAGATGGGGAAACAAATTTCCAAACCTCTCACTATTGCTGCTTTTCACCAAAGGTACTCAGAATAAACTTTTTCTCAAGTATCTCAGGAAAATACCTTTTTCCATATGTACACAGGAACAAGTCCCGAGTTTCTATTATGGTACTCCTTGTGTCCCTTGTTTGTGTCAACGACACACGGAGTCTGTTTGGCTCCCTTCGTTGTGGTGGTCTTCCTCTTCGTCGGGGTGCTAACTGGCGGCAGAAATGGCCCTGTAGGGATGCCCGGTTTCTTCGCTGTACAGGGGTAATGACCCTTGACCTGTTTGACTGGGAAAACAAAGTTAAGGTGAAGAACTAGCGCAAGGGTGGGGACCTGGTGGCCGATGTGGAGCGCATTGGATCCACCTTTTCATCCAGCGATATATTTTCTGTTGCACTTATCCTCATTCGAGTTAGGGGTCAGCTGGCGgctttttattctatttactGTAATCCCTTAAGGGGAAATTCAGCTCACACTCCGCTCTGTagtttgtgttgcacaccacacataaAACCCAATCTGATGTCAGAGTGATTGGGGCAATAAAACGCTGCTGCACCACTCGAGTTGGGCGTGTTGCCTTGCTCATGGTCACCCTAAAAATGAGGCAGGAAACAGACTAGCATCTCTTCAACAAATACTTGctatttttccatttgtccGCAGCGGGACTTGAACGGTCATCCTCTGGGTTCAAAGTCCATGTCCTTTCAGCCGAATCACTAACACCCCGTTAAAGCTACGGCATAGAACGTTTGGCGCCCCCTAAGCTCCAATTCTGCATTAGGCTATGCATGTGACGCGACGTTTTGAAGGACGCGCATCATTTCCGTGCCCCGCCAACCGGGCCGGCGTGGGAAATGATTCGCCCAAAAAGTTGGGGATTTTAGGTTCAAACCCAAAATGATCGGAATACAATCATGTCATGTTTTGGACCGTTACGTCGACTTCATAAATTCAGTCTAAAAACGCGAGCTTTAAGCGGGGATTTTCTAGCAGTGTGCTGTGAAACATCAGGTGTGCTTTGGGAAAAGGATTGACGACAAATAAggaatctttgttcatctatctatgccggcGATGTATCGTGACAAGCACAACAATTGAATGCTGTGTATCTATTTTCTGTTACAGTTTTGGATTTAGATGAttttttgaatcttttttttttttttttgcaaagataGATAGCGACAACAAATACATGTAAAAGGTACACAACAAATGAAAACTCACTCTCAGGTAGTTTGGGTTCTTTGGAGTGCTTTTTCAGGTAATTGGCCGGGATGGGCACCTCTAGTTTGGTTGGGCCCATCGTTTTCGTGTAGTTTGTTGACCGATTCTCTTCGAGAACCGTCGGCCTGAACTTTGACACATACCTTTGGAAGCAGCACATCGGAAtgaatcaatgatgtcattgtaaATATATTCCTAATTGCTAAAATAGTTGCACGTGTCGAGAAATGTACTTCTTCGCTCATTTGCGAAGACTATAAATCAGCAATAGATTTTTGTCAGTGCCCCCAGGTGAACGTTCACTGTTACCTTTGTGGCTTCTCGATGATAACAGTCCTCTCAATGAAATTGTGAATGGACTCATGTGGGTACAACTCTCCAGCCATCTCTAGTGCATTAGACCAGGTAAGCTAATTGCTAACCAGTAGTCAAGGTGTCAGCTGAGGGTCACGGGTTCCGATCCAAATATGGCTGAATAATACATGTTCCGCCTAATGTCTAATGCGAAGCTATGTATGCAACCCATGGACGACGTGAATCTCGGCCACTGTGTATAAAGGCGTCTGTTGCTCTGCACGGACACGTCACCGCCCAGTGAACGCATCGCTCGGACACGTGACGTCGTGCTCGACTCTGTTGACGCGTCGCGCGTCACGTGACCGCGAGTCGCCCGAACGCTGCCCTTGCTCGCGTTGCGGGTCGACTGCGGCTGCCGTTCTCTTCTTTGACACTTCCGAGTTCGGCAACAGTGACGTTAAACAGTTGGTACAGGACACTAAATGTACACAAGTGTATGCAAACGATTGTTACTTTTGTGCTGAAGTACAAATAaaagattcaattaaaatgtatgtagaaagtttcaaaaaatacatgtaaatatatttgttgcatatttattttaaatattaaagcgatacatcattttaaaatacaatcattcattctcattttaaaatgtattctttacattttgcggcggtgactggttagcacgcctTTCTCGGAGTTCAGaggtcatgggttcaaatccaagcTCACGCCTCCCCGTGCATTCTTTCTCGTGCTACGTTccgaaattgtggacgttggcttcagtgaagactccaaattgtccttcTAGGTGCAAACGTGAGTGTTTTGGTtgcaatgaggataagcagtatgaaCAAATCTGTACAAAACGTTATGACAATTGGAAATCTTTATTTGAGAGCTTAAAAGTAGCTTATTCCACCATTCAAAAATGGTTTCCATGAAGTAAAAACCTTCAGGTTAAACTGAAAAGATGATTTGCCTCAGTGGTGTTGCTAAGCCAATTCCAGGGGGCCCCAAGCCTTCGACTTCGCGTTCGTGTTGCGCATCATACAACAGATGACAGTCTCTTAATCAAGCACACTTCAACAGTCGTCAGGAAGTAGACTAGCCCCTCTCAAACAACTCGTTGCCTTTTTGCTGTCCTTTTGCCCAGTGAGTCTCGAACCGTGACCCTCCGATTCCAAAGCCCCGAGTCCTTCCAAATGAACCACTAACGGCTCCCACCCTTCTGTGAAGACTTTACCCATCACCCAAAAGATGTTCGGTGGGGTCTCCATCGACGCGAGCCTTTCTGGGCCTGACTTTGTGCACTCAGGCAGTCATGCAGGAACGGAAAAGGGCCTCCCCAAACTATTACAACAAGGTTGGAAGCATCCAATGGTCCTAAATCGGAATGAAGGGGAGCTAAGGTCAAACGCAAACCATGcttaattaagaaaaaataagcaCAGTAAAAGCAAACTTTATTGACTGAACAAAGCATTTGATGTTCACTTATAATAAACCCGTTTGTATCGATCCTAAACATGACTGCAACCGTGTGGTCATTGCGAGTGGCCCTTCGCTATCAGATGGCAGACATCTGATTAGGACTGTTCAAACTTGAGGTAAAAGGTCAAGGTGAGGACACATGCAGCACATTTGAACTGAAGTTCTAACATTTCAAACAACACGCAGTTATGAGAGATGCGCCCAGAGGCCACGCGGGGGGGTCGGTATCCCCCGGGCCCAGGCAGGGCGTGCCTCTGACTGACTTTTGATGAGTTTGTTTTGGAGCAGACACGGTGCATCTGCACATCCGTTACTTGTTGGACACCAAGGTTTCAAGGAGTTGGATGTCGTTCTCCACCTGTTGCATATCCCCCTCCAGTCGCATCTTACGGTTCTTCAACGACGGCGTGTCGATGACAAATGGGAGGCGCTGGTAGGCCGTATTCAGCTTTACAAATTTCTTCTTCAGGtccttgtggggaaaaaatatgacaaaataatgGAGTGACATACAGTACCTAAATAATGCAATGAGCACAAGTAAGTTTCCAGTGTTGATGGATGTCGAGTGTGGGCAGAGTGGGTCTTTTTGCTGTGATGTCAAAAGGTGTTTGTACATTGGGAACTTAACGCCACATTTGAGGTGAACCACCACAATCTCATGGGATCCAATAAAAGCTGCATAGCAAACATTCTGCCCACTCCAAAATAATGCTGTTTTGATAGACAGCATGAATACAgtggtggttaaaaaaaagaagaaacattttctggaaaatatcTTTCAAACGTCAAACAAGACAGAAGTTCAAACCGCCATCATCATCACAATGTCtgcaaatcttgtgagacttcggtttagtgagcatctaaagcaggggtgtcaaactcatatttgtcacgggccacattgtcgtTACGGTTTCCTtctgagggccgttatgactgtgagaCCATACAAAtctttaatcacctcatcattttttgtgtgtgtcctgttgGGCTGTAACAGCCGAACAGccgaatcacctcatcatattatgacACCCAAAATTtataaactagttttggaatcagaaatcaagggtaaagggtttttcaactattgttcatatttgctaacacaaaaatgcttgcaatatctcagttATTTacgaaatatgacaatttgaaatcttgcttacagatttgaacaagaatcatggaagttgacacatgatttgccttcgcgggccacgtaaaatcatgtggcgggccagatctggcccccaggccttgagtttgacacctgtgatcgaAAGGATTAACTCCAAAatagtcttttgtttttttgtgtgtgatgccaccacagaagggtacGTGTGCTTACAAAGGGAAGACAATTCTAataacgggagatcgacaggcggatcgatgcggcgtctgcagtgatggggactttgtatcggtccgttgtggtgaagaaggagctaagccgaaaggcgaagctctcgatttgccggtcgatctacgttcctaccctcaccttcggtcacgagctgcgggtcgtgaccgaaagaacgagatccgggatacgagcggccgaaatgagattcctctctcccttagagatagggtgagaagctcggtcatccgggaggagctcagagttgagccgctgctcctccgcatcgagaggagtcagatgaggtggctggggcatctgattcggatgcctcccggacgcctcctcggtgagatgttccgggcacggctcaccggaaggagaccccggggacgacccaggaaacGCCGCAgtgactacgtctttcggctaaacccgggaacgcctcgggatcccgccggaagagctggatgaagtggctggggagagggaagtctgggcgtctctgctaaagctactgcccccgtgacccgacctcggataagcgggagaaaatgaatggatggatgggtggatggatcaAGAGATGACAAGacatttcaacttttatttcCAATTATCTACATCTGGATCTTATACAGAGCCTATGAGAGTGCATTATTTGTAACAGAATACGACATTTTCAGGTcatcaaaagtattggaacaaagGCTAAAAACAGAAGACTTAATATTTAGTTTCAAATCCTTTGCTTGCAATAACTGTATCAAGCCTGTTACCCGTTGACACCACCAAACTTTTGcacttgtgatttttttttagggggttaGTTTCTTATTgagcaggtaaaatgcatgctctctAGGTTTAAGTCGAGAGATGGACTTGGCCCATCGAAAACCTTACACTTCTTGCTCCGATAActcctttgttttcatttttcatgatCTTGCACCATGATGAAGTTATCTCCCGATCAGATAAAATGTTTTGATAGTCTTGATTGAATTTGGCCGCACCAATAAAGTGTTGCGTCGTCAATCTAGATTCGTGAGCCTGTCTCAGAAGCCATGAGAGCCAAACCTTTGACCTTAACACCAGTTTCACAGATGAGCAGATCCTTTGTTTCTTGAAGCTTGAACCTTTACATCAAATTGGTAAAGACCGATCTGTGCTTTCTCAGTCAATTAAATTCTCTCCTAGAATTTGTATTTACATTGGTCTCTGTACTTTTGTGGCTTTTGTGGATTCTGTGTTGGTGTTAACTTTATTTGCGATGAAGGGACAAAATAGAAACTACTCAGTATGTCGTGCAGTTGTATACTACTGCATCGTGCAACTACATGAATCACCATATTGCTAAATTAATACCTTTTGAccttattatctttgtaaagccTGCTTTTTGTTTCAGCTCTTGTAATGAATCATGAGTATAAATGCATCAGTTGAGAGAATGGAATTAACTTGTGTATTATCTGGAAACTGcggtaaaaaaaacccaaaaaagatATCAGACATTTTGCAGCGTTGTGATCAATTACCTCAATGATTTCGCGACACTCCTCGTCTGTAAGGTTTTCTATTTCGGGCTCCTCCGGAGGTGACAAAACCGGATTTGTCACCTCAATAATACCGCTCTCCTCCGGAGCCTTCGGATACTTTCCTTTGCGTCG
The DNA window shown above is from Phyllopteryx taeniolatus isolate TA_2022b chromosome 17, UOR_Ptae_1.2, whole genome shotgun sequence and carries:
- the LOC133466974 gene encoding enkurin-like, producing MAGELYPHESIHNFIERTVIIEKPQRYVSKFRPTVLEENRSTNYTKTMGPTKLEVPIPANYLKKHSKEPKLPEIKQVKGHYPCTAKKPGIPTGPFLPPVSTPTKRKTTTTKGAKQTPCVVDTNKGHKEYHNRNSGLVPVYIWKKDYGEVPNYLMRRKAKHQKALEEYNMNLKKQEQHETMKYLSDKECQAIIEDLKQKYNELNAEYLRLPFMIDTPSMKNRKVRLEVEMKQLEDDIKLLNRLESICKNK